The following are encoded in a window of Panicum virgatum strain AP13 chromosome 5N, P.virgatum_v5, whole genome shotgun sequence genomic DNA:
- the LOC120675643 gene encoding protein indeterminate-domain 7-like, with protein sequence MMLKDLAAIQQQQQQHMAADENMSNLTSASGDLASVSSHPLPPPAKKKRSLPGNPDPDAEVIALSPRTLMATNRYVCEVCGKGFQRDQNLQLHRRGHNLPWKLKQRNPKEAVRKKVYVCPEPGCVHHDPARALGDLTGIKKHFSRKHGEKKWKCDRCAKRYAVHSDWKAHSKVCGTREYRCDCGTLFSRRDSFITHRAFCDALAEESARAVTAAAAAVAGQHHPGMLFSQGAGGDEGAAAGGLHLPAVQDQSQPLGGHGMSLQELCLKREQQQFAPAWLTAQQQHLELQAAGSGSVAVFGSARALDPDYIGSSTPESTAQPAGLGFGFSPSSAAATASAHMSATALLQKAAQMGATLSRPSNQGQMASTHSTSTTSAATANAAGNVPSTGAGAVGFGASHHFGADERTRADRDAGSGGNAAVGAGAGGGNGGLTRDFLGLRAFSHGDILSMAGFDPCMSSPSSAAYEQGHQSSKQWHV encoded by the exons ATGATGCTCAAGGATCTGGCGGcgattcagcagcagcagcagcagcacatggCCGCCGACGAGAACATGTCCAACCTCACCTCCGCCTCCGGCGACCTGGCCAGCGTCTCCTCCCAcccgctcccgccgcccgccAAGAAGAAGCGCAGCCTCCCCGGGAATCCAG ACCCCGACGCCGAGGTGATCGCGCTGTCGCCGCGGACGCTGATGGCGACGAACCGGTACGTGTGCGAGGTGTGCGGCAAGGGGTTCCAGCGCGACCAGAACCTGCAGCTGCACCGGCGCGGCCACAACCTGCCGTGGAAGCTCAAGCAGCGCAATCCCAAGGAGGCGGTGCGcaagaaggtgtacgtgtgcCCGGAGCCCGGCTGCGTGCACCACGacccggcgcgcgcgctcggcgACCTCACCGGCATCAAGAAGCACTTCAGCCGCAAGCACGGCGAGAAGAAGTGGAAGTGCGACCGCTGCGCCAAGCGCTACGCCGTCCACTCCGACTGGAAGGCGCACTCCAAGGTCTGTGGCACGCGCGAGTACCGATGCGACTGCGGCACCCTCTTCTCAAG GAGGGACAGCTTCATCACGCACCGGGCGTTCTGCGACGCGCTGGCGGAGGAGAGCGCCAGGGCGgtgaccgcggcggcggcggcggtggcgggccaGCACCACCCCGGGATGCTCTTCTCGCAGGGCGCCGGGGGCgacgagggcgccgccgcgggcgggctGCACCTGCCGGCGGTGCAGGACCAGTCGCAGCCGCTGGGCGGGCACGGGATGTCCTTGCAAGAGCTGTGCCTCAAGAGGGAGCAGCAGCAGTTCGCGCCGGCGTGGCTCAcggcccagcagcagcacctgGAGCTGCAGGCGGCTGGCTCCGGTAGCGTGGCCGTGTTCGGGTCGGCGAGGGCGCTGGACCCAGACTACATCGGGAGCTCCACGCCGGAGAGCACGGCGCAGCCGGCGGGCCTCGGGTTCGGGTTCTCGCCGTCGTCCGCCGCTGCCACAGCCTCCGCGCACATGTCGGCCACCGCGCTGCTGCAGAAGGCGGCGCAGATGGGTGCAACGCTGAGCCGGCCGTCGAACCAGGGCCAGATGGCGAGCACCCacagcaccagcaccaccagTGCTGCCACTGCCAACGCAGCAGGCAACGTGCCCAGCACTGGCGCCGGTGCCGTCGGCTTCGGGGCATCTCATCACTTTGGAGCGGATGAGAGGACCAGGGCCGATCGCGACGCCGGTAGCGGCGGCAATGCCGCCGTGGGTGCCGGCGCCGGAGGCGGCAACGGCGGCCTCACCCGGGACTTCTTGGGGCTCCGGGCGTTCTCCCACGGCGACATACTGAGCATGGCCGGGTTCGATCCCTGCATGTCGtcgccctcgtcggcggcgtACGAGCAAGGGCACCAGAGCAGCAAGCAGTGGCATGTCTAG